One genomic segment of Gottschalkia acidurici 9a includes these proteins:
- a CDS encoding MetQ/NlpA family ABC transporter substrate-binding protein — protein MASLRKISLLTLTILTMTLMSACGGQGDNKGADSKSGDGKKVIKAGTSVLFEAPLKAAKEDFEKISGYELEIKVFDDAVATDIALAEGDIDVNFYQHEPYLNAFNESRGTNLVRYGKKVLASDYGLYSSKIKSLDELKDGFTMSIPNDASNRGIALKFLQDQGFIKIKENVKFPTLVDIIENKRDIKFVEMDRLSLVKSLEEVDICAMPSIYMFQSGKDPKSAIVSGYDSDELAIIITLTEDNKNVEWAKHLEEALTNENSRKFIQETYKGAVKPLF, from the coding sequence ATGGCAAGTTTAAGAAAAATTAGTTTACTAACACTAACAATACTAACGATGACATTAATGTCAGCATGTGGTGGACAAGGTGATAACAAGGGAGCTGATTCTAAAAGTGGAGACGGGAAAAAGGTAATAAAAGCTGGAACATCAGTATTATTTGAGGCTCCATTAAAAGCTGCAAAAGAGGATTTTGAAAAGATAAGCGGATATGAACTAGAAATAAAAGTATTTGATGATGCAGTAGCAACAGACATAGCATTGGCTGAAGGAGATATAGATGTAAATTTTTATCAACATGAGCCTTATCTTAATGCATTTAATGAAAGTAGGGGAACTAACTTAGTTAGATATGGTAAGAAAGTCCTTGCAAGTGATTATGGATTATATTCAAGTAAAATAAAAAGCTTAGATGAACTTAAAGATGGATTTACAATGAGTATACCCAACGATGCTAGCAATAGAGGAATAGCTCTTAAATTTTTACAAGATCAAGGATTTATAAAAATCAAAGAAAATGTTAAATTTCCAACATTAGTAGATATTATAGAAAATAAAAGAGATATAAAGTTTGTAGAAATGGATAGATTAAGCTTAGTAAAATCATTGGAAGAAGTAGATATATGTGCAATGCCATCCATATATATGTTCCAATCTGGTAAAGACCCTAAATCAGCAATAGTTTCTGGATACGATTCAGATGAACTTGCAATTATAATTACTCTAACAGAAGATAACAAGAATGTCGAGTGGGCTAAACATCTTGAAGAAGCTTTGACTAATGAAAATTCAAGAAAATTTATACAGGAAACGTATAAAGGTGCTGTAAAGCCCTTATTCTAG
- a CDS encoding MetQ/NlpA family ABC transporter substrate-binding protein codes for MKKGLLIFTIIISFMIIVMSGCAKKEKQDKVSADIVKKNIKIGTFSSSKIAADSGKEELEKKGYEVEIVVFDDAVLPNTALAEGSIDANLFQHTPYLDAYLKDNNKVSLSMVDPLLYYPNYGLYSLKHKDINDIPQGGTIGIYNDASNMDRGLRLLDACGLIKLTDEKKDLYSKLDIIENPKNFKFAEMAFGTAVRSLDDTDASIAGASHILQADMDPKSALVFEEVNNNFSCGLTVRTGNLDDNWVKDMIKAYTSDDAREKLNKGYKGASTPLY; via the coding sequence ATGAAAAAAGGATTACTAATATTTACAATAATAATATCTTTTATGATAATTGTAATGTCTGGATGTGCAAAAAAAGAAAAACAAGATAAAGTTTCAGCAGATATAGTTAAGAAGAATATTAAAATAGGTACTTTTTCATCTTCCAAAATAGCAGCAGACTCTGGTAAAGAGGAATTAGAAAAAAAGGGGTACGAAGTAGAAATTGTAGTTTTTGATGATGCTGTATTACCAAATACTGCATTAGCCGAAGGATCTATAGATGCTAATTTATTTCAGCATACTCCATACTTGGATGCATATTTAAAAGATAATAATAAAGTATCATTATCAATGGTAGATCCGTTACTTTATTATCCTAATTACGGACTATACTCTTTAAAACATAAGGATATAAATGATATACCACAGGGGGGTACTATTGGAATCTATAATGATGCGTCAAATATGGATAGAGGTCTAAGATTACTAGATGCTTGTGGCTTAATTAAACTAACTGATGAAAAGAAAGATCTATATAGCAAGCTTGATATAATTGAAAATCCTAAGAATTTTAAATTTGCGGAGATGGCATTTGGTACAGCTGTTAGATCATTAGATGATACTGATGCATCTATAGCAGGAGCATCACATATACTACAGGCTGATATGGATCCAAAGTCAGCATTAGTTTTTGAGGAAGTAAACAATAATTTTTCATGTGGACTTACAGTTAGAACAGGAAATCTTGATGATAACTGGGTCAAAGATATGATAAAAGCATATACGAGTGATGATGCAAGAGAAAAGTTAAACAAAGGATATAAGGGAGCATCAACCCCACTCTATTAA
- a CDS encoding methionine ABC transporter permease, giving the protein MNSDSIELLSKIVIPELGKTLYMVILSTILSIFFGFIMAIILTVTDKEGLKPNKGIYQVLDTIINVVRSFPFIILVVAIIPLTRKIVGTSIGENAAIVPLVIAGSPFIARLIEGSLKEVDKGLIEAARSFGASNMQIVFKIMIKEAVPSIISGVTLAIVSILGCTAMAGAVGAGGLGAIALTYGYQSFNDTIMYGTVIVLIIIVQIIQTLGSLLYRRLR; this is encoded by the coding sequence ATGAATAGCGATTCTATAGAACTTTTAAGTAAAATAGTTATTCCAGAGTTAGGAAAGACACTATATATGGTTATATTATCAACTATCTTATCTATATTTTTTGGATTTATAATGGCAATAATATTAACGGTAACAGATAAAGAGGGTCTTAAGCCTAATAAAGGAATCTATCAAGTATTAGATACGATAATAAATGTTGTTAGATCTTTTCCGTTCATCATATTAGTAGTAGCTATCATACCACTTACAAGAAAGATTGTAGGAACATCGATAGGGGAGAATGCAGCAATAGTACCACTAGTAATAGCAGGATCTCCATTTATAGCTAGATTAATAGAGGGAAGCTTAAAAGAGGTTGATAAAGGACTTATTGAAGCAGCTAGATCATTTGGAGCTTCTAATATGCAAATTGTTTTCAAAATAATGATTAAAGAAGCAGTACCTTCTATAATTTCAGGTGTAACACTTGCAATAGTTTCGATATTAGGATGTACTGCAATGGCAGGAGCAGTTGGTGCAGGTGGATTAGGAGCTATAGCTCTCACATATGGATATCAAAGTTTTAATGATACTATAATGTATGGAACAGTTATTGTATTAATTATAATCGTTCAAATTATACAAACATTAGGAAGTTTACTGTATAGAAGACTAAGATAA
- a CDS encoding methionine ABC transporter ATP-binding protein → MIEISNLQKSFGKVSVLKDINLTINDGDIYGLIGRSGAGKSTLLRCINGLETYDSGSLKIDKFEVKSHGEREIREFRKNIGMIFQHFSLMQRKTVYENIALPMECWGYKKDEIDKKVKELLELVDISDKINDKPRSLSGGQKQRVAIARALSLDPKILLCDEATSALDPKTTKSILSLLREINKKLGITIVIVTHEMSVVRQVCNKVSVLDKGKIAAKGNVEDIFLDQPESLRDLLGEEDDEVLPKKGVNIRLVYSKSDISDSIVSSMARKLDIDFSIVWGKLEKYRDSVLGSVVINTEKENEELITNYLDDIGVKYEVIKNE, encoded by the coding sequence TTGATTGAAATATCTAATTTACAAAAGTCTTTTGGAAAAGTAAGTGTTTTAAAAGATATCAATCTTACTATTAATGATGGAGACATATATGGTCTTATAGGTAGAAGTGGTGCAGGCAAATCTACACTTCTTAGATGTATAAATGGACTTGAAACTTATGATTCTGGAAGCTTAAAAATAGATAAATTTGAAGTTAAGAGTCATGGAGAGCGAGAAATCAGAGAGTTTAGAAAAAATATAGGAATGATATTCCAACACTTTTCACTAATGCAGAGAAAGACAGTATATGAAAATATTGCATTGCCAATGGAATGTTGGGGATATAAGAAAGACGAGATAGATAAAAAAGTTAAAGAATTACTAGAACTAGTTGATATATCAGATAAAATAAATGATAAGCCAAGATCTTTAAGTGGAGGGCAAAAGCAAAGAGTAGCAATAGCAAGAGCACTTTCACTTGACCCTAAGATATTGCTGTGTGATGAAGCTACATCTGCATTAGATCCTAAAACGACGAAATCTATATTATCTTTACTAAGAGAAATAAACAAAAAGCTTGGAATAACTATTGTTATAGTAACACATGAAATGTCAGTCGTAAGGCAAGTTTGCAACAAAGTGTCAGTGCTGGATAAAGGGAAAATAGCTGCCAAAGGAAATGTTGAAGATATATTCTTAGATCAACCAGAATCATTAAGAGATCTTCTGGGAGAAGAAGATGATGAAGTGTTACCAAAGAAAGGAGTCAATATAAGACTAGTATACTCTAAGAGTGATATATCTGATAGCATTGTATCTAGTATGGCAAGAAAGCTAGATATAGACTTCTCTATAGTTTGGGGAAAGCTTGAAAAGTATAGAGATAGTGTTTTAGGCTCAGTAGTTATAAACACTGAAAAAGAAAATGAGGAACTAATAACTAACTATTTAGATGATATAGGGGTTAAATATGAGGTGATAAAAAATGAATAG